A genomic window from Luteolibacter sp. LG18 includes:
- a CDS encoding autotransporter-associated beta strand repeat-containing protein, which yields MYPKPLIAILLALAAGPATATTFTWTNTAGGSWATAANWSSAPTFAADDVLDFSTLNITADRTATLDADRIAGALKFGDATTASNNWIVSAGTPSTSKLTLSTTSGTPTIEVVNQTATISAQVVGTQGFQKIGVGTLSINNGSNNGTLSGLITVSAGVLSAAAGSVTTNQLGTATVTVSDGATLNLNSSRGTYSAITLNGAGASGLSGALLLGGSSSFSSITVTNLTLGSNATIGTANSQGNGNGIAGAISLGANTLTCNPLTPAGAETSEALTLSAAITGTGGIVQNGPGQTTLSGTNGYTGTATALAGALIASKSAALPGYDAAGKVVFLGGTVGAQIGGAGWTTAQVDTLLTNATKTSGALGIDTNNANLTQWTAFTTSNLGPLGLNKLGSNTLTLNQANTYTGNTIVTAGTLLPTTAAALPGYDAAGKVVFLGGTLDLQVGGAGWTTAQVDTLLANATKTRGTLGLDTTNGNVTQWAAFTNTNLSSTLGLIKLGNNTLTLVQTNTYTGVTTVSAGTLQFAKKASLYNGTTASWTATNVNVKSAATLALNVGGTNEFASGDVDTLLTNISVAGNANAGLQSGAILAFDTTNATGATFTQGNLIANSTGTSGGAIGLTKLGTGTLVLDKTNTYTGVTKVGRDGGTSGGTLTVSGDPSAANGGWDIQNGTVNFQSGTTINVASGKSINTGGGTNNNLRNLNVAGTVVNAGSLGLNGGAVFTLNSGAGWTQSGTVNIKPNTTFTSNVLTVNTGAIFKYTNISTAFGLSASAGSNGGSSTLSIAGGSFETGMGFVNSGGTNGSANLQISAGGTLKLTANVPDLASNSGTTTPFNVQVGTGGGIVDTNGFNTTLNLAITGTGGLTKAGAGTLTTAVANTYTGNTTVTGGTLSLAAANLDDASSVTIATGATLTLNFAGTDTVAALSINGSALPAGTYNSTTHPGSISGTGQITVTGGANFASWASGLGLSGNPNADYDHDGISDAAEYVLGTDPKVANTGGSGIQIQKSGNNLVVTFNRTDASETSDITLTVEAGNNLQTWTQVFQIGDTTAHSTSGVVVTENGASPDTVVVTIPTAGSPKLFARLRVAVSGS from the coding sequence ATGTACCCGAAACCCCTCATCGCCATTCTCCTCGCCTTGGCCGCCGGACCGGCCACCGCCACCACCTTCACGTGGACGAACACCGCCGGAGGCTCCTGGGCCACCGCCGCCAACTGGAGCAGCGCGCCGACCTTCGCCGCCGACGACGTCCTCGATTTCTCCACGCTCAACATTACCGCCGACAGGACGGCCACGCTCGATGCCGACCGCATCGCCGGTGCGCTCAAGTTCGGCGATGCCACCACCGCCTCGAACAATTGGATCGTGAGTGCCGGCACCCCCAGCACCAGCAAGCTGACCCTTTCCACCACCAGCGGCACACCGACCATCGAAGTGGTCAATCAAACAGCGACCATCAGTGCCCAGGTCGTCGGCACGCAAGGCTTCCAGAAGATCGGCGTCGGCACGCTGTCGATCAACAACGGCAGCAATAACGGCACTTTAAGCGGTCTCATCACGGTCAGCGCCGGCGTCTTGTCCGCCGCAGCGGGTTCCGTTACCACCAACCAATTGGGCACAGCGACGGTCACGGTAAGTGACGGAGCCACGCTCAACCTCAACTCGTCCCGCGGGACTTATTCAGCCATCACCCTCAATGGCGCTGGAGCCTCCGGACTTTCCGGGGCTCTGCTCCTGGGCGGAAGTTCGTCATTTTCCAGCATCACCGTCACCAACCTCACCCTCGGCTCCAATGCCACCATCGGCACGGCCAATTCACAGGGCAACGGCAACGGCATTGCAGGGGCCATCTCCCTCGGTGCCAATACGCTCACGTGCAATCCACTCACCCCTGCCGGTGCCGAAACCAGCGAAGCGCTGACCCTCAGCGCTGCCATCACCGGGACGGGTGGCATCGTTCAGAACGGCCCCGGACAAACGACACTCAGCGGCACCAACGGCTACACTGGCACGGCCACCGCTTTGGCGGGAGCCTTGATCGCCAGCAAGTCGGCGGCACTGCCCGGATATGACGCGGCGGGCAAGGTCGTCTTCCTCGGCGGCACGGTTGGCGCGCAGATCGGCGGTGCCGGTTGGACGACCGCCCAGGTGGATACCCTGCTGACGAATGCCACCAAGACCAGTGGCGCGCTGGGCATCGACACCAACAACGCCAACCTCACCCAGTGGACGGCCTTCACCACCAGCAACCTGGGCCCCCTCGGCCTGAACAAGCTCGGCAGCAACACACTCACGCTGAACCAGGCGAACACCTACACCGGAAACACCATCGTCACGGCGGGAACGCTGTTGCCCACCACCGCGGCGGCCCTGCCCGGATATGACGCGGCGGGCAAGGTCGTCTTCCTCGGCGGCACGCTGGACCTGCAGGTCGGTGGAGCCGGTTGGACCACCGCCCAGGTGGATACCCTGCTGGCGAATGCCACCAAGACCCGTGGCACGCTTGGCCTCGATACCACCAACGGCAACGTCACCCAATGGGCGGCCTTCACCAACACCAACCTCAGTTCGACCCTCGGCCTGATCAAGCTGGGTAACAACACCCTCACTCTGGTCCAGACGAACACTTATACCGGCGTGACCACCGTCAGCGCCGGCACGCTTCAGTTCGCCAAGAAGGCCTCCCTTTACAACGGCACCACGGCAAGCTGGACCGCCACCAACGTCAACGTGAAGAGCGCGGCAACGCTGGCCCTCAATGTCGGCGGCACGAATGAATTCGCCTCCGGCGATGTGGACACCCTGCTGACCAACATCTCGGTGGCAGGCAACGCCAACGCGGGCTTGCAATCCGGCGCGATCCTCGCCTTCGACACCACCAACGCCACGGGTGCCACGTTCACCCAAGGCAACCTCATTGCGAACTCGACCGGGACTAGTGGCGGAGCGATCGGGCTCACCAAACTGGGCACCGGCACACTGGTTCTGGACAAGACCAACACCTACACCGGCGTGACCAAGGTTGGCCGGGACGGCGGCACCAGCGGCGGCACGCTGACGGTCAGCGGCGATCCGTCCGCGGCCAACGGCGGCTGGGACATCCAAAACGGCACGGTGAACTTCCAGAGCGGGACCACCATCAACGTGGCCAGCGGCAAAAGCATCAACACCGGCGGCGGCACCAACAACAATCTGCGGAACCTGAATGTGGCCGGGACGGTGGTGAATGCCGGATCCTTGGGCCTCAACGGCGGCGCCGTCTTCACCCTCAATTCGGGGGCGGGCTGGACGCAGTCGGGGACGGTGAACATCAAGCCGAACACCACCTTCACGAGCAACGTCCTGACGGTGAACACGGGTGCCATTTTCAAATACACCAACATTTCCACCGCGTTCGGTCTTTCCGCCTCGGCGGGGAGCAACGGCGGCAGCTCCACGCTGTCCATCGCCGGCGGCAGCTTCGAGACCGGGATGGGCTTCGTGAACAGCGGCGGCACCAATGGCTCGGCGAACCTGCAGATCTCCGCTGGCGGCACGCTGAAGCTGACCGCCAATGTGCCGGACTTGGCCTCCAACAGCGGCACGACGACGCCCTTCAATGTCCAGGTCGGCACCGGCGGCGGCATCGTCGACACCAACGGTTTCAACACCACGCTGAACCTGGCGATCACCGGCACCGGCGGTCTCACCAAGGCGGGTGCGGGAACCCTGACCACCGCCGTGGCCAACACCTACACCGGCAACACCACCGTCACCGGCGGCACGCTCTCGCTCGCCGCCGCGAACCTCGATGACGCGTCCTCCGTGACCATCGCCACCGGGGCCACGCTGACCCTGAACTTCGCCGGCACCGACACCGTCGCCGCCCTCTCCATCAACGGCAGCGCCCTTCCCGCCGGCACCTACAACAGCACCACCCACCCGGGATCGATCAGCGGCACCGGCCAGATCACCGTGACCGGTGGTGCCAACTTCGCGAGCTGGGCCTCCGGTCTCGGCCTGAGCGGCAACCCGAACGCGGACTACGATCACGACGGTATCTCCGATGCCGCCGAGTACGTACTGGGCACCGATCCGAAGGTGGCGAACACCGGAGGTTCCGGCATCCAGATCCAGAAATCCGGGAACAACCTGGTCGTCACCTTCAACCGCACCGATGCCTCGGAAACCTCCGACATCACCCTGACCGTGGAAGCCGGTAACAATCTCCAGACCTGGACCCAGGTGTTCCAGATCGGCGACACCACCGCCCACTCCACCTCCGGCGTGGTGGTGACGGAAAACGGCGCTTCACCGGACACCGTGGTCGTCACGATCCCCACCGCCGGATCGCCCAAACTCTTCGCCCGCCTCAGGGTCGCCGTCAGCGGCTCCTGA